The Bos indicus x Bos taurus breed Angus x Brahman F1 hybrid chromosome 13, Bos_hybrid_MaternalHap_v2.0, whole genome shotgun sequence genome includes a region encoding these proteins:
- the MGME1 gene encoding mitochondrial genome maintenance exonuclease 1: MEVFQTICRQLQSSKRFFVEAAPRVVFSTSSYLCGRKKRVNPYEQVDQEKYSDLVRSVLSFRGHARTPQSLFEEDALLYGPVSKSKAPKQEEEAGVPQNWFPLFNPEKSIKPDPARDPPVPLKIPLQRNAIPSVTRVLQQTMTSEQTFYLEKWRQRMILELGEDGFAEYTSNMFLQGKQFHEALESILSPQGNLKERDESLLESGYIQSVQHVLKDISGVRALESAVKHETLQYVGLLDCVADYQGKLCVIDWKTSEKPKPFIRNTFDNPLQVVAYVGAVNHDANYSFQVQCGLIVVAYKNGSPAHPHFMDAELCSQYWAKWLLRLEEYTKKEKNQNIQKLD, from the exons ATGGAGGTATTTCAGACCATCTGCAGACAGCTTCAGAGTTCAAAGAGGTTTTTTGTAGAAGCAGCCCCCCGTGTTgttttctccacttcctcttaTTTGTGTGGCCGGAAGAAAAGAGTGAACCCTTATGAACAAGTGGACCAGGAAAAATACTCTGATTTGGTCAGGTCTGTCTTGTCGTTCAGAGGCCATGCTCGGACTCCACAGTCTCTGTTCGAGGAAGATGCTTTACTCTACGGACCGGTGAGTAAGAGTAAGGCCCCAAAGCAAGAAGAAGAAGCAGGAGTTCCACAAAACTGGTTTCCTCTGTTCAATCCAGAGAAAAGCATAAAACCAGACCCAGCAAGGGATCCTCCAGTTCCTCTGAAAATCCCTTTGCAAAGGAATGCGATACCAAGCGTGACCCGAGTCCTGCAGCAGACCATGACGTCAGAACAGACTTTCTACCTGGAGAAGTGGAGGCAGCGCATGATTCTGGAACTAGGAGAGGATGGCTTTGCCGAATATACTTCAA acATGTTTTTACAAGGGAAGCAGTTTCATGAAGCCTTGGAAAGCATACTTTCACCCCAGGGGAACttaaaagaaagagatgaaagtcTCCTTGAATCTGGCTACATCCAAAGTGTGCAGCATGTTTTGAAAGACATCAGTGGAGTGCGGGCCCTGGAAAGTGCGGTTAAACATGAGACCTTACAGTATGTGGGTCTGCTGGACTGTGTGGCTGATTATCA GGGCAAGCTTTGTGTGATTGATTGGAAGACATCAGAGAAGCCAAAGCCTTTCATCCGAAACACATTTGACAACCCACTACAAGTCGTGGCGTATGTCGGTGCCGTGAACCATGACGCCAACTACAGCTTTCAG GTTCAGTGTGGCTTGATCGTGGTGGCCTACAAAAACGGGTCCCCTGCCCACCCACATTTCATGGACGCCGAGCTCTGCTCCCAGTACTGGGCAAAGTGGCTTCTTCGACTGGAAGAAtatacaaagaaggaaaagaaccaGAATATCCAGAAACTAGATTAG